One Acidobacteriota bacterium DNA window includes the following coding sequences:
- a CDS encoding YebC/PmpR family DNA-binding transcriptional regulator, with the protein MSGHSKWHTIKHKKGAADAKRGKVFTRIIKELTVAARNGGGDPDTNPRLRTVIADAKQVNMPADNIKRAIRRGTGEEEGVSYDEVTYEGYGPGGVALIVEALTDNKNRTVSEIRHIFGKYGGNLGESNSVAWMFEKKGHIVVDKSKASEDALMNVVLDAGADDMRDDGEAWEIISAPEAHGAVLEAVKKLGIEPDTSEIAMLPQNYIKLEGKPAQQMIKLMEMLEEHDDTKNVWSNVDLDEKEIEASLA; encoded by the coding sequence ATGTCCGGCCATTCCAAGTGGCACACGATCAAGCACAAGAAGGGCGCCGCCGACGCCAAGCGCGGCAAGGTGTTCACGCGGATCATCAAGGAGCTGACCGTCGCGGCCCGCAACGGCGGCGGCGACCCGGATACCAATCCGCGGCTTCGCACCGTGATCGCGGACGCGAAACAGGTCAACATGCCCGCCGACAACATCAAGCGCGCGATCCGCCGCGGCACGGGTGAGGAGGAGGGCGTCAGCTACGACGAGGTGACCTACGAAGGCTACGGTCCCGGCGGCGTGGCGCTCATCGTCGAGGCGCTCACCGACAACAAGAACCGCACCGTCAGCGAGATCCGGCACATCTTCGGCAAGTACGGCGGGAACCTCGGCGAGTCGAACAGTGTGGCCTGGATGTTCGAGAAGAAGGGGCACATCGTCGTCGACAAGTCCAAGGCGAGCGAGGATGCGCTGATGAACGTCGTTCTCGACGCCGGCGCCGACGACATGCGAGACGACGGCGAGGCCTGGGAGATCATCAGCGCGCCGGAGGCGCACGGGGCGGTGCTCGAGGCGGTGAAGAAGCTCGGCATCGAGCCCGACACGAGCGAGATCGCCATGCTGCCGCAGAACTACATCAAGCTCGAAGGCAAGCCGGCCCAGCAGATGATCAAGCTGATGGAGATGCTCGAGGAGCACGACGACACGAAGAACGTGTGGTCGAACGTCGATCTC